One Drosophila santomea strain STO CAGO 1482 chromosome X, Prin_Dsan_1.1, whole genome shotgun sequence DNA segment encodes these proteins:
- the LOC120456655 gene encoding uncharacterized protein LOC120456655 — translation MKYPTIILFALAAFVLPTFAANDYLWGEVGDNDYKLAKDTVSKAFFVGLVQTKKYVFKQSDNLNALTITAIKVTDKKKSHGATAVLVSGGPGSKGATIKFTSERGYGIKDTVEIWGR, via the exons ATGAAATATCCgacaattattttatttgccctCGCCGCATTCGTTTTGCCAACTTTTGCCGCAAATGACTACCTTTGGGGCGAAGTTGGTGACAACGATTACAAACTGGCCAAGGATACCGTTTCGAAGGCGTTTTTCGTTGGACTTGTGCAGACCAAGAAATACGTTTTCAAGCAGTCG GACAACCTAAATGCGCTGACCATTACGGCAATTAAGGTAACCGACAAAAAGAAGAGCCATGGAGCAACTGCTGTGCTGGTCAGCGGAGGTCCTGGATCCAAAGGAGCGACTATTAAGTTCACCTCCGAACGAGGTTACGGCATCAAGGATACCGTGGAAATATGGGGCCGTTAA